From Mucilaginibacter inviolabilis, a single genomic window includes:
- a CDS encoding aminotransferase class I/II-fold pyridoxal phosphate-dependent enzyme, with product MTAAEIHLKKKLDERKSSGAYRTLKPESALIDFCSNDYLGFARSAILKHLIDQEVQNHPHSLNGSTGSRLLSGNLQYAEDLEKIIAAHHQYPAGLLFNSGYDANLGLLSSLAQRGDTIILDELIHASAIDGARLSYANRYSFKHNDIESLEAKLKLAKGNCYVVVESIYSMDGDTPPLLDILNITEKYGAHLIVDEAHAVGLHPLGLVTELGLSNRVFASLVTFGKALGGHGAIMLGSDILRQYLTNFARSFIYTTSASFHQLASIKMAYRLLNSAEEEIISLKNNIKLFKEQIKQESTYPLLNSDSSIQCIVFRNNDKAREIANILQNKGFDVRAIVSPTVAVGTERIRICLHSFNTASDINKLATIINQFINA from the coding sequence TTGACGGCTGCAGAAATACATCTAAAAAAGAAACTGGATGAAAGAAAATCATCGGGCGCTTACAGGACGTTAAAACCTGAAAGTGCTCTTATTGATTTTTGTTCAAATGATTATCTCGGCTTTGCACGGTCGGCAATCTTAAAACACCTCATTGATCAGGAAGTACAAAATCATCCGCATAGTTTAAATGGCTCAACCGGCTCACGGTTATTATCTGGCAATTTACAATATGCCGAAGACCTGGAAAAAATTATAGCTGCTCATCATCAATACCCGGCCGGTCTTCTTTTTAATTCAGGATACGATGCTAACCTGGGTTTATTGTCATCACTGGCGCAACGGGGCGATACTATTATATTGGATGAACTGATCCATGCTTCGGCCATTGATGGTGCCAGGTTAAGCTATGCCAATCGCTACAGCTTTAAACATAACGACATCGAAAGCCTGGAAGCTAAACTAAAATTAGCTAAAGGAAACTGTTACGTGGTAGTAGAGAGCATTTACTCCATGGACGGGGACACTCCCCCATTATTAGATATATTAAACATCACCGAAAAGTACGGTGCACACTTAATTGTTGACGAAGCTCACGCTGTAGGTTTACATCCTTTGGGCCTGGTAACAGAACTTGGTTTATCAAACAGGGTGTTCGCGTCATTAGTTACATTTGGTAAAGCACTGGGCGGCCATGGTGCCATTATGTTGGGCAGCGATATATTAAGACAATACCTGACCAATTTTGCCCGCTCATTTATTTATACAACCTCTGCTTCCTTTCATCAGCTGGCTTCCATAAAAATGGCTTACAGACTATTAAATAGTGCAGAAGAGGAGATTATTAGTCTTAAAAACAATATCAAGCTGTTTAAAGAACAAATTAAGCAGGAAAGCACGTATCCGCTATTAAATAGCGATAGTTCTATTCAATGCATCGTATTCAGGAACAATGACAAAGCCCGTGAAATAGCAAACATTTTGCAAAATAAAGGGTTTGATGTTAGAGCTATAGTTAGTCCAACTGTTGCAGTCGGAACCGAAAGAATACGAATATGTCTGCACTCGTTTAATACAGCCAGTGATATAAACAAACTTGCCACCATTATTAACCAATTTATAAATGCCTGA
- a CDS encoding nuclease, with the protein MKRFVYIITDRNRKNLHVGLCSDLVKTLQFYSDMPTLFFDSAQQLNRLVYFEEINTEEQAMERFKVVSTYTRPQKEKMIRPVNPDWVDLTIGLKYESGLRVRPQLRPSVNANRRAVTF; encoded by the coding sequence ATGAAACGTTTTGTATATATCATCACCGACAGAAACAGGAAAAATCTTCACGTTGGTTTATGCTCAGATCTTGTAAAAACACTGCAATTTTATAGCGATATGCCCACTTTGTTTTTCGACAGCGCGCAGCAGCTTAACCGTTTGGTTTATTTTGAAGAGATCAACACCGAAGAGCAGGCTATGGAACGTTTTAAAGTAGTGAGTACCTACACACGCCCGCAAAAAGAAAAAATGATCAGACCTGTTAATCCTGATTGGGTAGATCTGACCATTGGCCTAAAATATGAAAGTGGGTTGCGTGTAAGGCCACAATTACGCCCATCAGTAAATGCTAATCGCCGGGCGGTTACTTTTTAA
- the bioD gene encoding dethiobiotin synthase has protein sequence MPDKQPIFITGIGTGVGKTIISAIVTEKLKADYWKPIQSGDLDNSDTLKVQSLISNKTTRFYPEAYRLTQPFSPHKSAAIDKIVIDIKSIIPPQTHNQLVIEGAGGLMVPLNDNGLIIDLIKQLNARVILVSQNYLGSINHTLLSLSMLKQYDIPVMGIVFNGDKDIYSKTFILNYSGVTELGHVPSFDNINPKTIIEAGNYIVL, from the coding sequence ATGCCTGATAAACAACCCATATTCATTACCGGCATAGGCACCGGGGTTGGTAAAACGATTATTTCGGCCATTGTAACAGAAAAACTGAAAGCCGATTATTGGAAGCCCATACAATCCGGAGACCTGGATAACAGCGACACTTTAAAAGTACAGAGCCTTATATCAAACAAAACCACCCGTTTTTACCCCGAGGCTTATCGTTTAACACAGCCTTTTTCGCCACATAAATCGGCTGCGATTGATAAGATTGTAATAGATATCAAAAGTATCATTCCCCCACAAACCCATAATCAATTGGTTATTGAAGGCGCCGGGGGACTAATGGTTCCATTGAATGACAATGGATTAATCATTGACCTGATCAAACAATTAAATGCGCGGGTGATACTGGTATCACAAAATTACCTGGGTAGTATCAATCATACCCTGCTATCGCTTAGTATGCTCAAACAATATGATATACCCGTAATGGGCATTGTATTTAATGGAGATAAGGACATCTATTCAAAAACATTTATTCTCAATTACTCAGGGGTAACAGAGCTTGGACATGTACCCTCTTTTGATAACATTAACCCCAAAACAATAATTGAAGCAGGTAATTACATTGTATTGTAA
- a CDS encoding SusC/RagA family TonB-linked outer membrane protein — protein MKKTLLLFFVLSIISLNGVFAQVRKITGKVSSADDGLPLSGVSVKIQGTDRGVQTNANGVYTISAASGENSLVFSFIGYNTLTVKAGSSQKIDVKLDLVNKQLTEVVVVAYGTSKKEALTGSVATINKDALAQRTLTNVNNALQGAAPGIQVTAGSGQPGATGSVRIRGIGSINASSEPLYVVDGSVYDLGIGNLNVNDIDNISVLKDASASALYGSRAANGVVIITTLKGKKGHDQLNLNINQGISSRGVPEYDRVNAQQYYPLAWQAYKNSLVYPASGTGISAADAATKASGAIKGLLGYNPFNVADNSIVGTDGKLNPDAKLLYNDFDWYAPLKRTGKRTDANLNYSGATDKNDYFLSLGYLNDKGYIQKSDYERFTGRLSLNARPVKWFKTGLNLAGNITKSNQASGIGTTAYNNIFSFARGIGPIYPVYVHDASGAFVLDANGNKVYDLGAARPAGASNGRHVVEETLLNNNLFKRNVLSARTYGEISFLKDFKFTPSANVDIDNYDASTYDNKIVGDGAPGGRASVSASTTTSYTINQILSYNKNLDKHSISAIAGHENYQYQYKYLTGSRNTQVVDGITELANFTTTSNLNSYTDVYKLESYFSQVNYNYDSKYFLNGSYRADGSSKFSKQNRWGNFFSVGGAWLVSAENFLNNVSWLNYLKLRASYGSVGNDKLLDVNSNETYYNYQSLYNLNNNNASEPGLLLYSLPTPNLKWETNYSTDIAVEYGMFKNRLHGTVEVFNRKSSNLLFAVPLPVSSGVGTIAKNIGSMYNKGIEVQIAGDIVKSRNFKWDATLNWSIIKNRITKMPDGQPTIITGTKQLAIGHSIYDYWLRQWGGVDPSDGSSLYVRDKSIAVGNPAQSRTINGVDYTTNPNNALFAYSGSAIPKYFGSFANNFSYKNFALSFLINYSVGGKVYDSNYQSLMSYSSYGGALHVDALKSWQKPGDVTNVPRMDIGLSTYNNATSNRFLIDASYLSFRQATFSYTLPQSWVSKIDVRNARIYVSGENLGLISKRKGMDPTYAYSGVSANGYSPTRLVSLGLNVGF, from the coding sequence ATGAAGAAAACATTACTCTTGTTTTTTGTCTTAAGTATTATTTCACTAAATGGTGTATTTGCTCAGGTCAGAAAAATTACTGGAAAGGTATCAAGCGCTGACGATGGATTGCCATTATCAGGGGTCTCTGTTAAAATTCAAGGTACTGACCGGGGTGTACAAACCAACGCTAATGGTGTGTATACCATTAGTGCTGCATCTGGCGAAAATTCGTTGGTATTTAGTTTTATTGGATACAACACACTAACTGTTAAAGCGGGTTCATCGCAAAAAATTGATGTAAAATTGGATCTCGTTAACAAACAATTAACAGAAGTTGTTGTGGTGGCTTATGGAACATCCAAGAAAGAAGCTTTAACAGGTTCGGTAGCTACTATTAATAAAGATGCGTTGGCGCAAAGAACGTTAACCAATGTTAATAATGCATTACAAGGTGCCGCCCCTGGTATACAGGTAACAGCGGGTAGCGGTCAACCGGGTGCTACAGGATCTGTCAGAATTCGTGGAATTGGATCTATAAATGCTTCAAGTGAGCCTTTATATGTAGTGGATGGTTCGGTATATGACCTTGGTATAGGAAATTTAAATGTTAATGATATTGATAACATATCTGTATTAAAAGATGCGTCGGCGTCGGCATTATATGGTTCAAGGGCAGCAAATGGTGTAGTTATTATTACCACACTGAAAGGTAAAAAAGGACATGACCAGTTAAACTTAAATATTAACCAGGGTATAAGCTCAAGAGGGGTGCCTGAGTATGACCGGGTTAATGCTCAACAATATTATCCATTAGCATGGCAAGCCTATAAAAATAGCCTTGTTTACCCCGCAAGTGGTACGGGTATCAGTGCTGCTGACGCTGCAACAAAAGCTTCAGGAGCGATAAAAGGCCTATTAGGTTATAATCCTTTTAACGTAGCGGATAATAGTATAGTAGGAACGGATGGTAAGCTTAATCCTGATGCTAAGCTTTTATACAATGATTTTGATTGGTATGCCCCATTGAAGCGTACCGGCAAAAGAACCGATGCTAATTTAAATTACAGCGGCGCTACAGATAAAAACGATTATTTCTTATCCTTGGGTTATTTAAATGATAAGGGATATATACAGAAGTCTGATTATGAAAGATTTACTGGTAGATTAAGTTTAAATGCCAGACCTGTGAAATGGTTTAAAACCGGACTTAACCTGGCAGGAAATATTACCAAGTCGAATCAGGCAAGTGGTATTGGTACTACAGCCTACAATAACATTTTTAGTTTTGCACGTGGTATAGGACCCATATACCCGGTATACGTTCATGATGCAAGCGGGGCATTTGTTTTAGATGCAAATGGCAACAAAGTTTATGATCTTGGCGCCGCCCGCCCGGCCGGTGCAAGTAATGGCAGGCATGTGGTTGAAGAAACATTGTTAAATAACAACCTATTTAAACGTAATGTTCTGAGTGCCCGTACTTATGGTGAAATATCCTTTTTGAAAGATTTTAAGTTTACTCCAAGTGCTAACGTTGATATTGATAATTATGATGCATCAACCTATGATAACAAAATAGTAGGCGACGGTGCACCTGGTGGCCGGGCTTCTGTAAGTGCATCTACAACCACGTCATATACTATCAACCAGATATTGAGTTATAATAAAAACCTTGACAAGCATAGCATTAGCGCAATAGCCGGTCATGAAAATTACCAGTATCAATACAAATACCTTACAGGCTCACGCAATACCCAGGTTGTTGACGGCATTACCGAACTGGCAAACTTTACAACTACCAGTAACTTAAACTCATATACTGATGTTTATAAATTAGAGTCTTATTTTTCACAGGTAAATTACAACTATGATAGTAAGTATTTTTTAAACGGAAGTTATCGTGCCGATGGTTCATCCAAGTTTTCAAAACAAAACAGATGGGGTAATTTCTTTTCGGTAGGTGGCGCATGGTTAGTAAGTGCTGAGAACTTTTTAAATAATGTTAGCTGGCTTAATTATTTAAAGCTGCGTGCTTCTTACGGTTCTGTTGGTAACGATAAACTGCTTGATGTGAATAGTAATGAAACTTACTATAACTACCAGTCGCTTTATAACCTGAACAATAACAATGCTTCGGAGCCTGGTTTATTATTATATAGTTTGCCAACTCCTAACCTGAAGTGGGAAACCAATTACTCCACTGATATCGCAGTAGAGTATGGAATGTTTAAAAATAGATTACATGGTACAGTTGAGGTTTTTAACAGAAAATCAAGTAATTTACTATTTGCTGTTCCTCTTCCTGTATCTTCTGGGGTAGGTACTATTGCAAAAAACATCGGCTCTATGTATAATAAGGGTATCGAAGTTCAGATTGCCGGCGATATAGTAAAAAGTAGGAATTTCAAATGGGATGCAACTTTAAACTGGTCGATTATCAAAAATAGGATCACCAAAATGCCTGACGGACAACCAACTATCATTACCGGTACCAAGCAATTAGCTATTGGCCATTCTATTTATGATTACTGGTTACGTCAATGGGGTGGGGTTGATCCTTCGGATGGTTCTTCTTTGTACGTTAGAGACAAAAGTATAGCCGTAGGTAATCCTGCGCAAAGCCGTACCATTAATGGTGTCGATTATACAACTAATCCCAATAATGCTTTATTTGCTTATTCGGGCTCGGCCATACCAAAATACTTTGGAAGTTTCGCCAATAACTTTAGCTATAAGAACTTTGCACTGAGCTTCCTGATCAATTATTCTGTAGGTGGTAAAGTTTATGACAGTAATTATCAATCCTTAATGTCATACTCAAGTTATGGTGGCGCGCTGCATGTTGATGCGCTGAAAAGCTGGCAAAAACCAGGCGATGTTACTAATGTGCCCCGTATGGATATTGGTTTGTCAACCTATAATAATGCAACATCCAACCGCTTCCTGATTGATGCCTCCTACTTAAGCTTCAGACAGGCAACTTTTAGCTATACCCTGCCTCAAAGCTGGGTGTCAAAAATTGATGTTCGTAATGCGCGGATATATGTAAGCGGCGAAAATCTTGGTTTAATTTCAAAACGTAAAGGTATGGATCCAACCTATGCATACAGCGGAGTTTCGGCTAATGGTTATTCTCCAACACGTTTAGTTAGTCTTGGGTTAAATGTTGGATTCTAA
- the msrB gene encoding peptide-methionine (R)-S-oxide reductase MsrB: MKRSILAIAILFAVTAFGCQNSSGQDAKRKLSKPAEEWKKSLTPNQYHIMVESGTEPPYKNEYWNNHQKGVYVSAATGEVLFSSEDKFDSGTGWPSFVKPVDSKKVAIVHDDSYGMSRDEVIEKSTGLHLGHVFDDGPTNRGGKRYCMNSGALKFIKK, from the coding sequence ATGAAAAGATCAATTTTAGCCATAGCGATATTATTTGCTGTAACCGCATTCGGTTGCCAGAATAGCAGCGGACAGGATGCCAAAAGAAAGCTGAGCAAACCGGCAGAAGAGTGGAAAAAATCATTAACGCCCAACCAATACCATATTATGGTTGAAAGTGGAACAGAGCCGCCTTATAAAAACGAGTACTGGAACAACCACCAAAAAGGTGTTTATGTAAGTGCTGCTACCGGCGAAGTGCTCTTTAGCTCTGAAGATAAATTCGACAGCGGCACGGGCTGGCCAAGCTTTGTTAAACCCGTCGATTCTAAAAAAGTTGCCATTGTGCATGACGACAGTTATGGCATGAGCCGCGACGAGGTTATTGAAAAAAGTACCGGTTTACACCTGGGTCATGTTTTTGATGATGGCCCCACCAATCGCGGAGGCAAAAGATATTGTATGAACTCAGGCGCATTAAAGTTTATTAAAAAGTAA
- a CDS encoding XRE family transcriptional regulator, whose translation MSIISQNIKFLRKKKGLTQQQFADQLGIKRSLVGAYEEERAEPKYELLKTLAIFFDVTIDDFINETIDEKWAPKPKGNPANLRILSISVDKEDNENIEMVPLKASAGYLNGYADPEYVSQLPKFYLPMFKQGTFRAFEIKGDSMLPILSGDIIIGEYLENWADIKSGETYIVISKNDGVVYKRIGNKFKENKKLKLISDNPVYEPYEINGEDVLEIWKAKGYISTQLPQPTPEPTMESLTSMMAQMQRSISNLQQSNN comes from the coding sequence ATGTCAATAATTTCACAAAATATTAAGTTTCTCCGCAAAAAGAAGGGTTTAACCCAGCAACAATTTGCCGATCAGTTAGGTATAAAACGTTCATTAGTAGGCGCATATGAAGAAGAAAGGGCCGAACCCAAATACGAACTACTAAAAACTTTAGCAATATTTTTTGACGTTACTATTGATGACTTTATTAACGAAACCATCGATGAAAAATGGGCACCTAAGCCCAAGGGCAATCCTGCCAACCTGCGTATACTAAGTATCTCTGTTGATAAAGAAGATAACGAGAACATTGAAATGGTACCGCTCAAAGCAAGCGCGGGTTATCTGAATGGCTATGCCGATCCGGAATATGTATCTCAATTACCTAAGTTTTATCTGCCCATGTTTAAACAAGGTACCTTTCGGGCCTTTGAGATAAAAGGCGATTCGATGCTGCCTATATTATCGGGCGATATTATTATAGGCGAATACCTGGAAAACTGGGCTGATATTAAAAGTGGCGAAACTTATATCGTGATATCCAAAAATGATGGTGTTGTATATAAACGCATCGGCAATAAATTTAAAGAAAACAAAAAGCTCAAACTGATATCCGATAATCCCGTTTACGAACCTTACGAAATAAACGGAGAAGATGTGCTGGAAATATGGAAAGCAAAAGGCTATATCTCCACGCAGTTACCACAACCCACTCCCGAGCCTACGATGGAAAGCCTCACCAGTATGATGGCTCAAATGCAGCGCTCTATATCCAATTTACAACAAAGCAACAATTAA
- a CDS encoding fasciclin domain-containing protein encodes MKKILLLSLALMMCSFAVLAQAADTDPVGNVPALGSMKSTAGDSMQPANDIIQNIAADKDLSIFYKFVNSANLAETYESKGPITIFVPANEAFESLPPGKLDTLLKPAHVWELTHLLAYHAIAGKFSAKELHKRINKHKGSTTLTTISGGKLIAKTDGNNNIILEDETGGQCIISRSDIAQSNGVVHIISKVLLPKPKAV; translated from the coding sequence ATGAAAAAAATACTGTTGTTGAGTTTGGCTCTGATGATGTGTAGCTTCGCCGTACTTGCCCAGGCAGCTGATACCGACCCTGTTGGCAATGTGCCGGCATTAGGTTCGATGAAAAGTACTGCTGGCGACAGCATGCAACCTGCCAATGATATTATACAAAATATAGCCGCAGATAAAGATCTGTCCATATTTTATAAATTTGTTAATTCGGCCAATCTCGCCGAAACCTATGAAAGCAAAGGTCCGATTACCATATTTGTACCTGCTAATGAAGCATTTGAAAGTTTACCGCCCGGTAAGCTTGATACGCTTTTAAAACCAGCACACGTTTGGGAATTAACTCATCTACTAGCCTATCACGCTATCGCAGGAAAATTTAGTGCCAAAGAGTTACACAAGCGGATCAATAAACACAAAGGATCAACCACTTTAACTACCATTAGCGGTGGTAAACTCATTGCTAAAACCGACGGTAATAATAATATCATACTGGAAGATGAAACCGGTGGCCAATGTATCATTAGCCGATCAGATATTGCACAAAGCAACGGTGTAGTACATATCATCAGTAAAGTATTGTTACCCAAACCAAAGGCTGTATAA
- a CDS encoding RagB/SusD family nutrient uptake outer membrane protein produces the protein MKKLKYIFLPLIFVALSITACKKSYLETAPTSQVDNSGVFTTTTNAMAALNGIHRSLYTQYNNTQNQGGESGIMIDLDMLGEDLVNTSAGNGWFNNMYKWISHRSATSIDDKFPYQFYYQIIVNANFIIEKVGGATGPQADKDLIKAEALCYRAWAHFVLVQLYGKRYDSAGNNTQPGVPILTTSTITPQPRATVEAVYTQINKDIDDAVALFATATASPNKSHFSINVAKGLRARIALTQGNWAKAAQNASEAKAGLSLMSNADYTAGFNDYKNVEWMWGSHQVEDQTQYFYSFFAYMSANYNSSNIRANPKAINSLLYDQIAATDIRKTLWDPTGKNTAFPIPTSTSTRAKYMNRKFLVAGTTSIGDVPHMRVAEMYLIEAEARAKAGETANAQAVLYTLAKNRNPGYVQSTNTGDALINEILIQRRVELWGEGFRFLDLKRLNLPLDRKNSNHTTALAQTLSEVVGDVRWQWLIPQDEINANPAIGPSGQNP, from the coding sequence ATGAAAAAGTTAAAATATATATTCTTACCACTAATTTTTGTGGCATTAAGTATTACCGCTTGTAAAAAAAGCTATCTGGAAACAGCGCCTACAAGTCAGGTTGATAATTCTGGTGTTTTTACAACTACTACTAATGCGATGGCAGCATTAAACGGAATTCACCGTTCTTTATATACACAATATAATAATACACAAAACCAGGGTGGGGAAAGTGGTATTATGATCGATCTGGACATGCTTGGTGAAGATCTTGTGAATACAAGTGCAGGCAACGGATGGTTTAACAATATGTACAAATGGATCTCGCACAGGAGTGCTACCTCCATTGATGATAAATTTCCCTACCAGTTTTATTATCAAATTATTGTTAATGCTAACTTTATAATTGAAAAAGTAGGAGGTGCAACAGGCCCACAGGCCGACAAAGACCTAATAAAGGCGGAAGCGTTATGTTACCGCGCTTGGGCTCATTTTGTATTGGTACAGCTTTATGGTAAACGATACGACAGTGCTGGTAATAATACACAACCGGGAGTGCCAATATTAACTACAAGTACAATTACTCCGCAACCACGTGCCACTGTTGAGGCTGTTTATACTCAGATAAATAAGGATATTGATGATGCCGTGGCCTTATTTGCTACTGCTACCGCCAGCCCTAATAAATCACATTTCAGCATTAATGTTGCTAAGGGTTTAAGGGCCAGAATTGCTCTTACTCAAGGCAACTGGGCTAAAGCAGCACAAAATGCATCTGAGGCCAAAGCCGGACTTTCGTTGATGAGCAACGCCGATTATACCGCAGGATTTAATGATTATAAAAATGTTGAATGGATGTGGGGAAGCCATCAGGTTGAAGATCAGACACAGTATTTCTATTCATTCTTTGCCTATATGTCGGCAAACTACAACTCTAGTAATATCAGGGCCAATCCTAAAGCTATCAATTCATTGCTTTATGATCAGATAGCAGCTACCGATATCCGGAAAACATTATGGGATCCAACCGGTAAAAACACAGCATTTCCTATTCCTACTTCTACAAGTACAAGAGCTAAATACATGAACAGAAAGTTTTTAGTTGCCGGTACAACCAGTATTGGCGATGTACCTCATATGCGTGTAGCCGAAATGTATCTGATCGAAGCAGAAGCGCGTGCAAAAGCAGGAGAAACGGCCAATGCACAAGCTGTACTTTACACCTTAGCTAAAAACAGAAACCCCGGTTATGTACAGTCTACTAATACAGGTGATGCCTTAATTAATGAGATCCTCATTCAACGAAGAGTTGAGTTGTGGGGCGAGGGTTTCCGCTTTTTAGATTTAAAGCGTCTTAACCTGCCATTAGACAGGAAGAACTCAAACCATACTACTGCTTTAGCACAAACACTAAGTGAGGTTGTTGGTGATGTAAGATGGCAATGGCTTATTCCTCAGGATGAGATCAATGCTAACCCGGCAATTGGGCCTTCAGGTCAAAATCCATAA